Proteins encoded in a region of the Eretmochelys imbricata isolate rEreImb1 chromosome 10, rEreImb1.hap1, whole genome shotgun sequence genome:
- the ISLR gene encoding immunoglobulin superfamily containing leucine-rich repeat protein — protein sequence MMGPFLCLWTATFFVMSQECPEPCTCVEKKYGRQLAECAYRDLQGVPAGLPSNVTTLTLSANKITSLQQSSFLEVTQVQSLWLAHNEICAIEEGTFARLLHLKNIDLSNNQLADFPWGDLYNLSTLQLLKMNNNQLVKLPWEAFHTLKDLRSLWINDNKFTTIAQGTFDAMSSLSQLQIYNNPFNCTCRLLWLKSWAENTLISIPKRDSISCAAPESLRGVPLGRIPDLQCTPPSVQLTCHPNLDNTVLYDGLMLMLHCSVTGSPQPEIRWEIQTPIQGTEINGPNVERDKNDLSAGGSKQSAERFLVYGNGTLVIPHLSKHEEGTYTCLATNEVGTRKVSVNVALANSENPAEDLLRNNLATSKLGAKHCNKEAQANSSQAGEKLVIIYRVPAGMGSSDGGTLLESRLWACMFCLVVFLYC from the coding sequence atgatgGGTCCATTTCTCTGCCTGTGGACTGCAACTTTCTTTGTGATGAGCCAGGAGTGCCCGGAGCCCTGCACTTGCGTAGAAAAAAAATATGGCCGCCAGCTAGCAGAATGTGCTTACAGAGATCTCCAGGGGGTCCCCGCGGGGCTGCCCTCCAACGTGACCACCCTCACCCTGTCAGCCAACAAGATCACCTCCTTACAGCAGAGCTCCTTTCTGGAGGTCACCCAGGTACAGTCGCTGTGGCTGGCGCACAACGAAATCTGTGCCATTGAGGAAGGCACCTTCGCCAGGCTGCTGCATTTGAAAAACATAGACCTCAGCAATAACCAGCTTGCAGACTTCCCCTGGGGGGATCTGTACAACCTCAGCACTCTGCAGCTGCTGAAGATGAACAACAACCAGCTTGTGAAGTTGCCCTGGGAGGCCTTCCACACCCTGAAAGACCTGAGGTCCCTGTGGATCAATGACAACAAGTTCACCACCATCGCCCAGGGCACTTTTGATGCCATGAGTTCACTGTCCCAGTTGCAGATCTACAACAACCCCTTCAACTGCACCTGCAGGCTTCTGTGGCTAAAGAGCTGGGCTGAGAACACCCTGATCTCCATCCCCAAAAGGGACTCCATCAGCTGTGCAGCCCCGGAAAGCCTCAGAGGTGTACCCCTGGGGAGGATTCCTGACCTTCAGTGCACACCTCCCTCTGTGCAGCTGACCTGCCACCCCAACCTGGACAACACCGTACTGTATGATGGGCTCATGCTCATGCTGCACTGCAGCGTCACGGGCAGCCCCCAGCCAGAGATTAGGTGGGAGATCCAGACCCCCATCCAAGGAACAGAGATAAATGGGCCCAATGTGGAAAGAGATAAGAATGACCTGTCTGCTGGGGGCTCCAAGCAGAGTGCAGAGCGCTTCCTGGTCTATGGAAACGGCACCCTGGTCATCCCCCACCTGAGCAAGCACGAGGAAGGGACCTATACCTGCCTGGCCACCAACGAGGTTGGTACTCGCAAGGTCTCAGTCAATGTGGCATTGGCCAATTCAGAAAACCCGGCAGAAGATCTGCTCAGAAACAACCTCGCAACCAGCAAGCTTGGAGCCAAACACTGCAACAAGGAAGCCCAAGCCAATTCCTCCCAGGCTGGAGAAAAGCTTGTGATCATCTACCGTGTTcctgcagggatggggagcagtgATGGAGGCACTCTTCTGGAGTCACGTCTCTGGGCTTGCATGTTCTGTTTAGTTGTTTTCCTTTATTGCTAA